The genomic segment CGCCGCTCGCCGCCGACCGGGCCGCGACACTGATGGGCTTTCCGCTGGTCGAAGCCGAGGCGATGCCCGACATCGCCGCCGGCAGCCACGCCATCGCCTTCGGCGACTTCAAGCGCGGCTACCTCGTCGTGGACCGCGTCGGTCTGCGGACCCTGCGCGATCCCTACTCCGCCAAGCCCTACGTGCTGTTCTACACCACCAAGCGCGTCGGCGGCGGGGTGCAGGACTTCGCCGCGATCAAGTTGCTTCGGTTCGCCTGATCGCTCTCAGTACATCCGCCGCCGGCCGGGCCGGGCCATCCACTCGGTGCGCCCGGCCTGCGCCGCCGCCATGTCGGCGGTCATCGCTTCCATCTCGGCGGTGCGCGAGGAAATCCAGCTCGCGTGCTCGCCGGTGGGGGTGACGGCGGTGAAGCCGCCGCAGGCGGTGCGGGCGCGCCGGTCCTGACGCATGGCGCCGCTCGACCAGCTCACGACGCCGACCATTTGGCCGCCGCGCAGGATCGGGCCTCCGGAATCACCAAGGCACGCGCCCGCGCCGGCGGTTTCGGCCATGCGGCGCGAGTCGGTTACGACCGTGACGCGGTTGGCGACCTGCAACGAGCCGATCGACACGAGATGCGCAGTGCGCAGCGTCCGCGCGGTGTTGCGGCGGTTCTCGGCGAGCACGCCGAAGCCGGCGATGTCCACGTTGTCGCCCGTGGTGATCGAACCGCCGCGGGGATCGAGCGGGCGGAAGCCGGCGCCGACCGGCTGCTCCAGCTTGATCAGGGCGAGGTCGATGCCGGGCTGCTCCTCCGGCGTCGTGCCAGGGACGAATTCGGGATGCATCGAGACCGCGACCGCCCGCAGGCGGCGCTGGCGGAAATTCGGATCGACCACGACGACGTTGTAGCCGGCCTTGTGCATTACGCAGTGGGCCGCCGTCAGCACGATGTCCTGCGCGATCAGGGTGCCCGAGCAGATCTCGCCCTGCGTGCTCTCGATGCGCACCACCGAGGCGCGAAGCCCGCCGGGATCACGGGAGGTGCGGCCCTCGACCACCGCTTGCGCCGAGAGGGGGACGAGACCCAGCAAGGCACCGAGCACGCACGCGCGAAGAGGGCTCGCAACCATCTTTTTTGTTCTCCCAGGGCCCTGGCGCGGTGCGCCGGATTCCATGAATGAATCCCGGACCGGTTGAAGCGTATCCGAAGGCAATTCGGCGGCCAAGGTCCGGTTCCTCATGGGCCGCGGCGCGCGGATCACGATCGGTCAAGGACGTCACCAGCGCGCGGAGGCACCCCAGCCGGACAGCGTCCGGTCGATCCAGTCCCGTTGCGGCCCGAGCAGGATGCCTTGGGTCAGGCCGCCGCAGGCATCCTTCACCCATGCGGCGACCGCGACCACCGCCGCGCCCTCAAGGATCGGCCCGCCGGAATCGCCCTGGCAGCCGCCCGCCCCCGGTGCCTTCAGCCAAACCAGGATGCGGCTCGGGCCGTAGGGCTCGACGACATTGAGCGTTGCGCCGCGATAGGGGCCGATCGAGCGACGGTCGCCGCCCCGCGCGGCGCCGAAGCCGGCGAGCGTCAAGCTCTGGCCGGCCCGCGGCATCGCGGCGCTCAACGCGGCTGGCACGAACCGGGCGGGCAAGGGCTCGCGGGTGCGCAGCAGCGCGAGGTCGATAGAGCGGGTGCGCCCGCGGATGGCATCGCCGTCATAGGCCGGATGCAAGCTGCGGGCAGCTGTCTCGGCCAGCACCGGGCGGCCTGCTTCGTCGCGGTAATGGACGCGGTTCTCGCCCACGCCCGCCACGCAATGGCCGGCGGTGAGCACCGCGTCTGGCGCGACGACGATCCCTGAGCAGACCCCGCCGCCGGAGGTCAGCACCATCACCGCCGAGGCCGCGCCCGGCACCTCCGCGCCCTCCCGGCCGCCGACGATGGCGGTCGCCGGCGTGGCCGCGAGCAGGAGCGCGAGGGCCGCCGCCCCGAGGCCAAGGCCTGCACTGCGCGGAAGAGATGGGTTCGACGCGCGCATCGATTGCGAAAAACGCTTTCAGGAGAGGCTGGCATGACCCCGATACGCGTCGAGGAGATCGGCGTCGAGCCGGTGACCATGGCCGAGATGCGCGGCTATCTCCGGCTGTCCTCCGACGAGACCGCCGAGGACGCCTTGATCGCCCGCCTGATCCCGGCGGCGCGGGCGGCGGTCGAGGCGGCCGCGCGCCGGCTGCTGCGGCCCGCCCGCTTCCGGGTGGTGCTGGCGGCCTGGCCCCGGCTCCGGCTGGTGCCGCTGCCGCTGAGCCCGCTCGTTGCGGTGCTTCGCGCCGGCCTGGTCGATGGGCGCGGTACCCTCACCGAGATCGAGCCGGGCCCGATCCGGGTCGGCCCCGATCCGTGGGAGGCGCCCTGCCTCCTGTTCGGGCCGGACCTGCCGCCGCTCGGCACGGCCTCCGCGCTGGTCGAGGTCAGCGCCGGCTGCGGCGGCGAGGGGCCGCCGGTCCCCGAGCCGCTGGTTCAGGCCCTGCGCCTGACGATCGCCGACTGGTTCGAGAACCGGGGCGATGCGGGCGGCGACGGCGCGCCCCGGCCGCTGCCGCCCGAGGCGGTGGGGCTCGCCGCCGCCTGCCGCCGGATGCGGCTCTGACCTGACCCATGGAGACCGACCATGACACACAGGCCGCTCGGCGCGCGGCGGCGTCGCCTCGTGCTCGAAATGCCGGTGGACGAGCCCGACGGGTTCGGCGGCCGGCTCCGTCCCTACGTCGCCGGACCGGTGCTGTGGGGCTCGCTGGAATCGCTCGGCAGCGCCGCCGCGCCCCGTGGCGGGCGCACCGACCGGCCTGGCCTCTACCGCGTCGGCCTGCGCTACCGCCCCGGCGTCACCCCGGCCATGTGCTTCGCCGACGGGCCCCGCCGCTTCGCGATCCGCGCGGCCGATGACCCCGATGGGCGCCGCCGCGACCTCGTCTGCGAGGTGGAAGAGGTGATCGAGGAGGCTTCCCCGTGACGCGTTCGAGCCCGCTGCTGGCCCTGCGGGCCGGCCTTCTCGCCCACCTTGCTGCGGATACGCCGCTTGCCGCGCTGATGGGCGGCCGCCTGCGGCTCTACGATGAGCCGCCGCGGGGTGCCGCCCCGGTCTATGCGCTGTTCGGACCGAGCGAAGTGAGCGACGATTCCGTCGATGGTGCGCAGCGCCACCGCCACGCCTTCGCGCTGACGGTCTTCGCCAAGCCCGGCTCGGCCCGCTCGGCCCTGGAGGTGGCCGAGCGGATCGCCGCCCGCCTCGACGAGGCCGACCTCGCCGTGAGCGGCCACGCCCTCGTCCTTCTGCGCCTCAAGAGTCTCGCCGGCCTGCGCGACGAGCGCACCGGTGAGGCGCGCGCGACCCTTTCCTTCGAGGCGGTGACCGAAGTCGCCGCCTGATTTTCCTCGAAAACGCCGGAGCCGCGAGCATGAGCGCACAGAGAGGCAGGGACCTCCTGGTCCGCGTCAGCAACGGGAGCGGCGGCTTCGTCGCGGTGGCGGGCCTGCGCGCCCGTCAGCTCGCCTTCAACGCCGAGACGGTGGACGTCACCAACGCCGATTCCGCCGGGCGCTGGCGTGAGCTGCTGGCCGGGGCGGGCGTGCGCCGCGCCGCGGTCGCCGGATCGGGCGTGTTCCGCGACGAGGCCTCCGACGCACGCCTGCGCCAGATGTTCTTCGATGGCGTGATCGGCCTGTTCCAGATCGTGGTGCCGGATTTCGGCACGATCGAGGGCCTGTTCCAGATTACGAGCCTTGAATATCGCGGCGAGCATGCGGGCGAGGTGACCTTCGACATGGCCCTCGATTCCGCCGGCCCCTTGAGCTTCGCGGGGGCATGACGATGGCCAACCGCCGCCGCGGCGAGGTGCCGCTGACCTTAGGCCAGGAGCGCTACACGCTCTGCCTCACCCTCGGCGCGCTCGCCGAACTGGAAGACGCGCTCGCCGCGGGCGACCTCGCCGGCCTGGCCGAGCGCTTTGCCGGCGGGCGGCTCGCCGCCCGCGACGTGATCGCGCTGCTCGGCGCGGCGCTCCGCGGCGGCGGCCATGCCCTCGATGACGAGGCGGTCGCACGGCTGCCGCTCTCCGGCGGATTGGCGGCCGTGACCGCAGCGCTCGGGGAGGCGCTGGTCGCGGCCTTCGGTGAGGCTCCGCCCGCGGACCCTTGACCCTCGCGGGAAGCCACGCGCCGGAGACGCCCGTCTCCGCCTTCCCGTGGGATGCGGTGCTGACGCTCGGTCTCGCGACCCTGCGCTGGCGCCCGCGCGATCTCTGGGCCGCCACGCCCCGCGAACTGGCCGCGGCCGCGGGCCTGACCCGCCCGGCGCCCGACGCGCCGAGCCGGGCCGATCTCGAACGGCTGCTCGCCGCCCATCCCGATCCGGGGACCCCGTGATGACCGACAGCGACCGCAGCACGGCCGAGCGCGCCAGGCAGCTCGAAACCCTCGACCGGCTGGCCCAGCGCTTCGGCCACAGCCTGCCCTCGGCCTTCGACCGCAATCTCAATGCCGGGCGCCAGCTCGACGGCGTGCTGGCCTCGCTGGCGAGCAAGCTTTCCAACGTTGCGGTCAAGGCGGCGCTGGCGCCGGTCAAGGCGGGCGTGACGAGCCTCGTCAACAGCCTGCTGAGCGCGGCCTTGGAGGGCGGCGGCACGACGGCGCTCGCCAAAGGCGGCATCGTCTCCGACGGGCGGATCGTGCCGTTCCGCCTCGGCGGCGTTCTCGGCGGGGGACGGGTGCGCCCCTTCGCGGCCGGTGGGGTCGTGGCGGCACCGACCTACTTTCCGCTTGCCGGCTCTGACGGCGGCACCGGCCTGATGGGCGAGGCCGGGCCGGAGGCGATCCTGCCGCTCAGGCGCGGCAGCGACGGCCGCCTCGGCGTCGCCGCGGGTGGAGCCGAGCGTCCGGTCGCGGTCACCGTCAACATCGCCACGCCGGACATCGAGGGCTTCCGCCGCTCCGAGGCTCAGATCGCTGCCCGCCTCGCCCGCGCCGTGGCACGCGGCCGCCGAGCGCTCTGAGGAGCACCGCCATGGCATCCGACTTTCACGAGGTCCGCTTTCCCCTCGATGTCGCCCTGCGCGGCAGCGGCGGCCCGGTGCGGCGCACCGAGATCGTCACGCTGGCCTCGGGCCGCGAGCACCGCAACAGCCGCTGGGCCGATTCGCGCCGCCGCTACGATGCCGGGCTCGGCATCCGCACCCTCGACGCCCTGCACGCGGTGCTCGGCTTCTTCGAGGAGCAGCGCGGGCGCCTCTACGGGTTCCGCTACCGCGACCGGGTCGATCACCGTTCCGGCCCGCCCTCGCGACCGCCTGAGCCGACCGACCAGCGGATCGGCACCGGCGACGGCACGACCCGCATCTTCGCCCTGGCCAAGACCTACGGGAGCGGCCCGGAGGCCTATCGTCGGGCGATCGCCAAGCCGGTGGCCGGCACTGTGCGCGTGGCAGTGAACGGTGCCGAGGTGGCGGCCCCGAAACTCGCCGTCGATCCAGTCACGGGCCGGGTCACCTTCGCCGCCGACGCGGCGCCGCCGCCGGGCGCCGCCGTCACGGCCGGTTTCGAGTTCGATGTGCCGGTCCGCTTCGACACTGACGAACTCACTGTGGACCTCGCCGCCTTCACCGCCGGCGAGGTGCCGCGCATCCCGCTGATCGAGATTCTGCCCTGAGGGAAAGCCCATGCGCGCCGTCCCGCCCCGTCTCGCGGCCCGCCTAAAGGGCGGCGCGACCACGCTCTGCCGCTGCTGGGCCCTGCGCCGCCGCGACGGCCTCGTCCTCGGCTTCACCGACCACGACCGCGATCTCGTCCTCAGTGGCGTGACCTACACCGCCCGCAGCGGGCTGGAGGCGGCCGAGGCCAGCGCGGAACTCGGTTTTGCCGTCGGCGGCGGCGAGGTGGCCGGGGCGCTGACCTCGGCCGGGATCACGGAAGCCGACGTCGCGGCGGGGCTCTATGATGGGGCCGGGGTCGAGACCTGGCTGGTCGATTGGGCCGAGCCCGAGGCGCGCCTGCTCCTCGACGTGGCGACCCTGGGCGAAATCCGCCGGGAAGGGGGCGCCTTCGTCGCCGAACTGCGCGGGTTGATGCACCGCCTCGACGTCACCGTCGGGCGCAGCTTCCGCGCCGCCTGCGACGCGGAACTCGGCGATGCCCGCTGCCGCCTCGATCTCGCGGACCCGCGCTTCCGCGCGACCGGCACCGTACGGGCCGCGTCCGAGCCCGGCCGGCTCAGCGTCGCGCTGGCGGGGAGCTTCGCCGTGGGTTGGTTCTCCGGCGGTCGTCTGACCTGGGACACGGGCGCCAATGCCGGACATGCCGCGGATCTGCGCGGCCATCGCCGCGACGGTGCGGCGACGATCCTCGACCTGTGGGATCCGCCGCCGCGCCCAGTTGTGACCGGCGATACCTTCACGCTCGTCGCGGGCTGCGACAAGAGCCTCGCCGCCTGCCGCGGAAAGTTTGCCAACACCCTCAACTTCCAGGGTTTTCCGCACATGCCCGGCAACGACTTCGTGCTGCGCTCCGGGCCTGAGGCCGGCGCGCGCCTCGACGGCTCCAGCCTGTTCCGGTGAGGCCATCATGGATGACGACGTCTCGCCGCTCGCCGGACGGATCGTGGCGGAGGCCCGCAACTGGGCCGGAACGCCCTACCGGCACCAAGCCTCGCTGAAGGGCGTCGGCTGCGATTGTCTCGGCCTGCTGCGCGGGGTCTGGCAGGCCGTGCTCGGCCCCGAGCCGGAAGAGGCGCCGCCCTACGCCGCCACATGGGCCGAATCGGCCCTCGACGGTGCCGACCCGCTGGTCGCCGCCGCGCGGCGGCACCTCGTGCCGATCACCGGACCGTTGGCCGCCTATCGGCCCCGGGCCGGCGATGTCCTGCTCTTCGCGTTTCGCGCACATTTGCCGGCAAAGCACTGCGCCATCGCCACCGGGTCGGTGGCGATGATCCACGCCCATGCTGGCGCGGCGGTGACCGAGGTTGCGCTCACGCCGTGGTGGCGGCGCCACCTCGCTCACGCCTTCCGCTTTCCCGATCCGCCCTGACCCTTTCACTGAGAGGCACCGCCATGACGACGCTCGTCCTGCAAACCGCCGGCGAGGCGGTCGGCACTGCGCTCGGCGGCCCCATCGGCGGAATGATCGGGCGCGTGGCCGGCTCGGCCGGGGGCGCGGCGCTCGACGGCGCGCTGTTCGGCACCGGCACGAGCCCGCGCTTCGTGGACGGCCCGCGGCTGACCGAACTCGGCGGCCTCGCCTCCACCGAGGGCGCGCCGGTGCCGCGCGTCTACGGCCGGGCCCGCATCGGCGGCACCCTGATCTGGGCGACGCGCCCGCTCGAGGTCGCCAACACCACCGTGGAGCGATCCTCCTCCGGCTCGAAGGGTGGGGCGGGCGGCCAGAAAACCGTGCGCACCGCCTACAGCACCTTCATCGATCTCGCCGTCGGGCTGTGTGCGGGCGAGATTGCCCTGGTCCGCCGGATCTGGGCCGATGGCAGCGAACTCGACCTGACGACGCTCAATTGGCGCGTTCATACCGGCTCGGGGACGCAGGCACCCGATCCGCTGATCGTCGCCAAGGAAGGCGCGAACAACGCGCCGGCCTATCGCGGACTTGCCTACATCGTGTTCGAGCGGCTGCCGCTCGCCGCCTTCGGCAACCGCATTCCGCAATTCGCCTTCGAGGTGATCCGCCCCGTCGCCGGGCTGGCGAGCAAGGTCCGCGCGGTCTGCCTGATACCGGGCTCGACCGAGTTCGGCCTCGACCCGCTCGCCGTCAGCGAGGATGCGGGATTCGGCGCTACGAAGCCGGCAAACCGTTTCCAGTTTCAGGGCGCGAGTGACGTTGTCGCCTCGCTCGATGCGCTTCAGGCTTTGTGCCCGAGGCTCAAGCGCGTCTCGGTGGTGGCAAGCTGGTTCGGCGACGATCTGCGCGCCGGGCACTGCACCGTGACGCCGCGGGTCGACGCGACGGCGAAGGCGACGACGGGCGAGCCCTGGTCCGTTGCCGGGCTGAACCGCGCCGCGGCGCAGGCCGTCTCCCGCTCCGGTGAGACGGCCGCCTATATGGCGGTACGCCGTCCGATGCCGGGCTAGGGCGGCTGGTGGCGGAGCTGACCCGCCGCGGCCTCGCGGTGGTGCTCTATCCCTTCGTGATGATGGATGTGCCGGCCGGCAACGCCCTGCCGGACCCGTACCGGCCCGGCGAAACGCAGCCGGCTTACCCTTGGCGCGGGCGCATGACCTGCGATCCCGCTCCCGACCGGGCCGGAAGCCCGGACGCGACCGGCGGCGCGGCCGATCAGGTCGCGGCCTTCTTCGAGGGGCGGCAGGGCTATCGGGCGATGATCCTACACTATGCCGGCCTCGCCGCCGGCTGGGCGGCGGCGGGAGCGCCGCTCGCGGGCTTCGTCCTCGGTAGCGAGTTCGTGGGCCTCACGCGGGTGCGCGGACCGGCCGGCGCCTATCCGGCGGTCGCGCAGCTCCGGCGCCTCGCCACGGAGGTGCGCGCCCGCCTCGGCCGCGATGTCAGCCTCGTCTACGCCGCCGACTGGACCGAGTACGGCGCCCATGTCCGCGACGGCGGCGCCTCCGTGCGCTTCCCCCCTCGATCCGCTCTTTGCCGATCCGGCCATCGATGCCGTCGGCATCGACTACTACCCGCCGATTTCGGATTGGCGCGACGGGTCGGATCATCGCGACGCGGCGGACGCCGGCAGCCTCTACGACCGCGCCTATCTCAAGAACCGCCTCGGGGCAGGCGAGGCGTTCGACTGGTACTACGCCAGCCCCGAGGATCGCGCCGCGCAACGCCGTACGCCGATCACCGACGGCGCCCACGGGAACCCGTGGATCTACCGGGCCAAGGATCTCGTCGCGTGGTGGTCGAACCCGCATGTCGAGCGGGCCGGCGGCGTCGAGACCGGGCCGACGGCCTGGATGCCGGGCGCCAAGCCGATCTGGCTCACCGAGATCGGCATCCCGGCGGTCGATCGCGGCACCAACGGGCCCAACGTCTTCCCCGATCCGAAATCGTCCGAGAACGCCGCTCCGCCCTTCTCCCGCGGCTGCCGCGACGACCTGATCCAGGCCCGCGGCCTCGACGCGATCCTCTCGCGCTTCGATCCTGGATCTGAGGGTTTTGAGCCGGCTCATAATCCAGTCTCGCCCCTCTATGGCGGCCGGATGATCCCGGCCGAAGACATCTACGTCTGGGCCTGGGATGCCCGGCCGTTTCCGGCTTTCCCCGATTTCACGAGCCTGTGGTCGGACGCCGCCAACTGGGCTCTCGGCCACTGGATCACCGGCCGGATCGAGGGGCTGGAACTCGACCGGCTGATCGCGGCGATCCTGGCCGATCTCGGCATCGAGGCGCCCCTCGACATCGATGCCGCCGGATTCCTCGATGGGGCCGTGCTCGACCGGTCGCTCTCCGCCCGCGAGGCGCTGGAGCCGCTCGCCCGGCTGTTCAACCTCGACGTCTCGGTCTCCGGGGGCACCCTGCGGATTCGCGACGGGCGCACGCGCGCGCCCGCCATGCTGGACGCGGGCGACCTCGTTCTCGGCGAGGGCGAGGCGGCGCCCCTGCGCCGGGTGCGGGCGCAGGAGAGCGAGTTGCCGCGCTCCGTCACGATCGGCTTTTCCGACGGCGAGAGCCCGGATTACCGCCGCGCCACCGCATCTGCCGCACGCCCGGCCGGCGCGCGGCGGCAGGAGGTGCGCGTTGAGGCGGCCATCGTCACCCGGCGCGACGCCGTGCAGGCGCTGGCGGAGGCCGTCCTCGACGCGGCGCTCGCGGGCCGGGATACGGCCGCCTTCGGGGTGAGCCCACGCCGGATCGATCTGGAGCCCGGCGATGTGGTGGCACTCCCGGACGCGGACAGCGGGACGCTTCACCGGATCGTGCGAATCGACGACGCACCCACGGGCCGCCGGATCGAGACCCGGGCCGTGCCGTTGCCTCGGTCCGATCGCGCACCCACCACGCCGGCCCCGAGAACGGGCCGGAGGCCGCCGGCGGTGCCGGGGCCGGTCTTCGCCCTGCCGCTCGTTCTGCCGGTGGAGCGCGGCGACCCGGTGCCGCTCGCCTATCTCGCGGTCTCGGCCGATCCCTGGCCCGGTGCCGTCGCGGTCTGGCGCTCGGCCGGCGAGGGCGCGCCGTTCGCGCTCCACCGCACCCTCGACCATCCGGCCTGCCTCGGCCGCACGCTGACCCCGCTGCCGCCGGGCCCGCTCTGGCGCTTCGACCGCAACGCCCGCCTCGACGTCACCCTGCGCCACGCGGACGGGTTGAGCGCCATCGGCGAGGCCGCCGCCCTGGCCGGCGGCAACCTGTTCGCTCTGGTCGGCGCGGACGGGGCGGTGGAACTCCTGTCCGCGGCCAGGGTCGAGCTGATCGGGTCCGGCACGTGGCGGCTCTCGGGCCTGCTGCGGGGCTTGGCCGGCAGCGAGGCCGCCGCCGGCCGTTCGGCGGGCACGGGCAGCCTGATCGTGCGCCTCGACGACGGTGCCGTCCGGCCCCTCGTCGATCGGCTCGACGAGGTCGGCCGCCGCTTCCTCTACCGGGTCGGCCCGGCGGAGCGCGATCCGGCCGATCCTGCCTTCGTCGGTTTTGCGGCGACGGCCGACCTGACCGCCTTCACCCCGTTGAGCCCGGTTCACCTGCGCGCCCGACGCGAAGCCGAAGGCATCCGCTTCCATTGGACCCGGCGGGCGCGGCGCGATGCCGACGCCTGGGAGCCGGCCGACCTGCCGCCGGGCGAGGGGGCGGAGGCCTACCGCCTCGACATCCTCGCCGAGGACGGGCGGATTCTGCGCAGCCTGAGCACCGCCACGACGAGCGTGCTCTACGCCCGCGCCGACGAGATCGCCGATTTCGGCACGCCCCGCACCGAGATCGACGCCGCTTTGGTGCCGATCGGTCCGCTCGCCGGCCCCGGCCCCGCCCGCCGGGCACGGGTGAGCCTGCGGACCGTCTGACACCTGACATTTCCGGAGTGGCCCATGGCCGACACGACCCCGAGCCTTGCCCTGCCGCTGATCGCGGGAGGGCAGGCGCAGAAGCACGTCACCCACAACGAGGCCCTGGCGCTGCTCGACGCGCTGGTGCAACTCGCCGTCCTCGACAAGGACCGGGCCGCCCCACCCGCGAGCCCCGCCGAGGGCGACCGCTACCTGATCGTCTCGGGCAACCCGAGCGGGGCCTGGACCGGCTGGGCCGGGCGCATCGCCCGCTTCCAGGACGGTGCGTGGCTGTCCCTCAAGCCGCTTGCGGGCTGGACGGCCTATGTCGCCGACGAGGCCGAACTCTATACCTTCACCGGCTCGGCCTGGATGCCGTTCCGCGCGACGATCACCGCCCTGGACAATCTGACCCGCCTCGGGCTCGGCACCGGGGCGGATGCGGACAATCCCTTCGCGGCCAAGCTCAACAAGGCGCTCTGGACCGCGCTGACGGTCGCGGAGGGCGGCAGCGGCGATCTGCGCTACACCCTGAACAAGCAGGCGGCCGGCAACACCCTCTCCCTGCTGATGCAGACCGGGTTCTCCGCCCGCGCCGAGATCGGCCTGACCGGCGACGACGACCTTCGTGTGAAGGTCTCCCCGAATGGCGGCGACTGGTTCGAGGCGCTGCGGATCGGGCGCGAGACGGGGCGGGTCGCCTTTCCCGGTCGGATCACCGTCGCGGACGTGCCGGTTCTGACGGCACAGGTGATCGCCGGCAACAGCGGGCCGGGCTCCATCCCGGCCGGGGCGACGCGGTACTTCACCAACGCCCTCGTCGGCGGCCACCCCAGCGTGGTCTACGCCGCCGCCGGCCGGCGGGGGCGGTTCCGCGATCTGCGGGTCGTGACGCAGGGCGCGCCGGGCGCCGGTCAGAGCTGGACCGTCACGCTCCAGAACCTGTTCACCGGCACGGCCCTGACCTGCACGATCGCCGGCGCCGGTTCCAACCAAGCGGCCGACCTCGTCAACAGCGCCGTCTTCGAGGCGGCGGACCGCTGGTGCCTCAAGATCGTGTCGAGCAGCGGGGCGCAGCCCACGACCAACATCCTGTTCTCGCTGCTGTTCGAGGGCCTGGATTAGAGCGCATTCCGACGAAGTGCTGACCGGTTCGTCGAAAGAATGCGCGGTAAAACAATGACCTAGAGACGCCGGCCGCCGAGCCCGCCCCTCGACCCATCCCCTCAAGACCGGAGATTGACGATGGACCTCAGTGCCGTCGGCCGCGCCGTGCTGATCGCCCGGGAGGGGCGACGGTTGGAAGCCTACCGCGACAGCGTGGGGGTCTGGACCATCGGCATCGGCCACACCGCCGCCGCCGGGCCGCCCGTGCCGCGGGCGGGCCTGCGCATCGAGGCCGGGGAGGCGGACGCGATCTTCACCCGCGACGTGGCGGCCTTCGTCCGCACCGTCGCCGAGACGATTCCCGA from the Methylorubrum extorquens genome contains:
- a CDS encoding conserved protein of unknown function (Evidence 4 : Unknown function but conserved in other organisms) — translated: MASDFHEVRFPLDVALRGSGGPVRRTEIVTLASGREHRNSRWADSRRRYDAGLGIRTLDALHAVLGFFEEQRGRLYGFRYRDRVDHRSGPPSRPPEPTDQRIGTGDGTTRIFALAKTYGSGPEAYRRAIAKPVAGTVRVAVNGAEVAAPKLAVDPVTGRVTFAADAAPPPGAAVTAGFEFDVPVRFDTDELTVDLAAFTAGEVPRIPLIEILP
- a CDS encoding conserved protein of unknown function (Evidence 4 : Unknown function but conserved in other organisms), with the translated sequence MMTDSDRSTAERARQLETLDRLAQRFGHSLPSAFDRNLNAGRQLDGVLASLASKLSNVAVKAALAPVKAGVTSLVNSLLSAALEGGGTTALAKGGIVSDGRIVPFRLGGVLGGGRVRPFAAGGVVAAPTYFPLAGSDGGTGLMGEAGPEAILPLRRGSDGRLGVAAGGAERPVAVTVNIATPDIEGFRRSEAQIAARLARAVARGRRAL
- a CDS encoding conserved protein of unknown function (Evidence 4 : Unknown function but conserved in other organisms) is translated as MTLAGSHAPETPVSAFPWDAVLTLGLATLRWRPRDLWAATPRELAAAAGLTRPAPDAPSRADLERLLAAHPDPGTP
- a CDS encoding phage conserved protein of unknown function, phiE125 gp8 family protein (Evidence 4 : Unknown function but conserved in other organisms), with the protein product MTPIRVEEIGVEPVTMAEMRGYLRLSSDETAEDALIARLIPAARAAVEAAARRLLRPARFRVVLAAWPRLRLVPLPLSPLVAVLRAGLVDGRGTLTEIEPGPIRVGPDPWEAPCLLFGPDLPPLGTASALVEVSAGCGGEGPPVPEPLVQALRLTIADWFENRGDAGGDGAPRPLPPEAVGLAAACRRMRL
- a CDS encoding Phage major tail protein (Evidence 2b : Function from indirect experimental evidences (e.g. phenotypes); Product type h : extrachromosomal origin); protein product: MSAQRGRDLLVRVSNGSGGFVAVAGLRARQLAFNAETVDVTNADSAGRWRELLAGAGVRRAAVAGSGVFRDEASDARLRQMFFDGVIGLFQIVVPDFGTIEGLFQITSLEYRGEHAGEVTFDMALDSAGPLSFAGA
- a CDS encoding conserved protein of unknown function (Evidence 4 : Unknown function but conserved in other organisms); the encoded protein is MTMANRRRGEVPLTLGQERYTLCLTLGALAELEDALAAGDLAGLAERFAGGRLAARDVIALLGAALRGGGHALDDEAVARLPLSGGLAAVTAALGEALVAAFGEAPPADP
- a CDS encoding putative peptidase (Evidence 3 : Putative function from multiple computational evidences; Product type e : enzyme); this encodes MVASPLRACVLGALLGLVPLSAQAVVEGRTSRDPGGLRASVVRIESTQGEICSGTLIAQDIVLTAAHCVMHKAGYNVVVVDPNFRQRRLRAVAVSMHPEFVPGTTPEEQPGIDLALIKLEQPVGAGFRPLDPRGGSITTGDNVDIAGFGVLAENRRNTARTLRTAHLVSIGSLQVANRVTVVTDSRRMAETAGAGACLGDSGGPILRGGQMVGVVSWSSGAMRQDRRARTACGGFTAVTPTGEHASWISSRTAEMEAMTADMAAAQAGRTEWMARPGRRRMY
- a CDS encoding conserved protein of unknown function (Evidence 4 : Unknown function but conserved in other organisms), whose translation is MTHRPLGARRRRLVLEMPVDEPDGFGGRLRPYVAGPVLWGSLESLGSAAAPRGGRTDRPGLYRVGLRYRPGVTPAMCFADGPRRFAIRAADDPDGRRRDLVCEVEEVIEEASP
- a CDS encoding conserved protein of unknown function (Evidence 4 : Unknown function but conserved in other organisms), which produces MTRSSPLLALRAGLLAHLAADTPLAALMGGRLRLYDEPPRGAAPVYALFGPSEVSDDSVDGAQRHRHAFALTVFAKPGSARSALEVAERIAARLDEADLAVSGHALVLLRLKSLAGLRDERTGEARATLSFEAVTEVAA
- a CDS encoding conserved protein of unknown function (Evidence 4 : Unknown function but conserved in other organisms); this encodes MRAVPPRLAARLKGGATTLCRCWALRRRDGLVLGFTDHDRDLVLSGVTYTARSGLEAAEASAELGFAVGGGEVAGALTSAGITEADVAAGLYDGAGVETWLVDWAEPEARLLLDVATLGEIRREGGAFVAELRGLMHRLDVTVGRSFRAACDAELGDARCRLDLADPRFRATGTVRAASEPGRLSVALAGSFAVGWFSGGRLTWDTGANAGHAADLRGHRRDGAATILDLWDPPPRPVVTGDTFTLVAGCDKSLAACRGKFANTLNFQGFPHMPGNDFVLRSGPEAGARLDGSSLFR
- a CDS encoding putative Peptidase S1 and S6, chymotrypsin/Hap [Precursor] (Evidence 3 : Putative function from multiple computational evidences; Product type e : enzyme) yields the protein MRASNPSLPRSAGLGLGAAALALLLAATPATAIVGGREGAEVPGAASAVMVLTSGGGVCSGIVVAPDAVLTAGHCVAGVGENRVHYRDEAGRPVLAETAARSLHPAYDGDAIRGRTRSIDLALLRTREPLPARFVPAALSAAMPRAGQSLTLAGFGAARGGDRRSIGPYRGATLNVVEPYGPSRILVWLKAPGAGGCQGDSGGPILEGAAVVAVAAWVKDACGGLTQGILLGPQRDWIDRTLSGWGASARW